A window of the Vanessa cardui chromosome 25, ilVanCard2.1, whole genome shotgun sequence genome harbors these coding sequences:
- the LOC124540425 gene encoding uncharacterized protein LOC124540425 isoform X2: MIGSFWNLCRACPSMPVDKLHSEYRSTYRWHEYKEQQQQQGVVKQPAPTPPTVLPITRGAIEPALPRRKKYPGVAYKTNELFDPAPVDDIRPQQASAFDRARSAQRNDSERAGRRSKSEGPRQPRWTDTVEPKATTALGEVLAVKEPEAASTEYRNQYAWPKDTDVPRKSISMGALKKAAVAEGSVEAEPLMNHVDGDHDDGHKRYIEDYLWNGQKPGVQRKSTFRSALSALIYNGEDRSKDNRKRYKSEYKKKFRPFSQYVYEASKGKFTKCRGKGKSIEEASERLVGETEGAGAGVTLAGPGSGAGVLGAGLRVGAGEDSASTLRAAGLQPLCLAQGDSWYREVLDLRKRAGEYKYRGWGTELAPEHITQLYNKQIELWYQVSRRSSLSALSLASTNHKALPRDEKDGKESRNQSPKKYRSFRSAPHQSIHMKLQETKALERSPHKTSPQKQRKKLQGYSFDEGAAHDGAKSEGSFRSPRRRPRSADPAPVPSSRHMPNGHEAHPRPAKPTGLPLSRGSSVRVRSTSRGGRSPSAPSKTGAGMTNGAVETYGTVGVLGALVTPGRGRRSRSVTKVGIKLDDDIPAHRSASVAKDHFFDDSPVVKSPPEPTRVKSPEQMNMRSPDPVNWTVPLDTGKTFTVTQNVKSDESIKRPSSDFKSASVADEPAAKPAEIAPIHHQQMSPIRSLKKSESPTSLSKRTDKTPTTPVSLTPIDETRALDMNKVNGINGLNSNQLTPETPTQDAIKDIKEKEVIKKSTEATQVAPGVVDTTVVNEANTGGLTAAEVLDRARTRFDKFWGKKEDDV; the protein is encoded by the exons CTGCACTCGGAATACCGCAGCACTTACAGATGGCACGAGTACAAGGAACAGCAGCAGCAACAGGGGGTGGTCAAGCAACCGGCTCCCACCCCGCCTACAGTACTGCCCATCACCAGGG GAGCAATAGAGCCAGCACTGCCTCGCCGCAAGAAGTACCCTGGCGTCGCTTATAAGACGAATGAACTCTTCGACCCCGCACCCGTCGATGACATCCGCCCTCAACAGGCTTCCGCCTTCGACCGCGCCCGG AGCGCTCAGAGAAATGACTCAGAGCGCGCCGGGAGACGCAGCAAGTCTGAAGGACCCCGTCAGCCCCGCTGGACAGACACCGTCGAACCAaag GCCACCACAGCGCTTGGTGAGGTGCTGGCGGTGAAGGAGCCGGAAGCTGCCAGCACTGAGTACCGCAACCAGTACGCCTGGCCCAAGGACACCGACGTGCCAAGGAAGAGTATCTCCATGGGGGCGCTCAAGAAAGCCGCTGTAGCTGAAG GGTCGGTAGAGGCTGAACCGCTCATGAACCACGTGGACGGTGACCACGACGACGGTCACAAACGGTACATCGAAGACTATCTGTGGAACGGTCAGAAACCGGGCGTCCAGAG AAAATCGACGTTCCGTAGCGCGCTATCGGCCCTCATATACAACGGGGAGGATCGTTCCAAAGATAATAGGAAACGTTACAAAAGCGAGTACAAAAAGAAATTTAGACCGTTCTCTCAATACGTGTACGAGGCGTCTAAAGGGAAATTTACGAAATGCAGGGGGAAAGGGAAGTCGATTGAGGAGGCGAGCGAGAGGTTGGTGGGGGAGACGGAGGGGGCAGGGGCGGGTGTGACGCTAGCGGGGCCGGGGTCGGGGGCGGGGGTATTGGGGGCGGGATTGCGCGTGGGGGCCGGGGAGGACTCAGCCAGCACGCTGCGCGCGGCCGGCCTGCAGCCGCTCTGCCTCGCGCAGGGCGACTCGTGGTACCGCGAGGTGCTGGATCTGCGCAAGCGCGCCGGCGAATATAAG TACCGCGGCTGGGGAACTGAGCTAGCTCCTGAACACATCACTCAGCTTTACAATAAGCAAATCGAGCTCTGGTACCAAGTGTCCCGGCGGTCCTCGCTGTCAGCCCTTTCACTCGCTTCCACCAATCACAA AGCTCTGCCACGTGATGAAAAGGATGGAAAGGAATCTAGAAACCAATCCCCGAAAAAGTATAGATCTTTCCGCTCGGCACCACACCAGTCCATCCATATGAAGCTGCAAGAAACCAAGGCCTTGGAGCGCTCTCCTCATAAGACCTCGCCCCAGAAGCAGAGGAAGAAGCTGCAGGGATACAGCTTTGACGAGGGAGCTGCCCACGATG GGGCAAAGTCGGAGGGTTCGTTCCGCTCCCCGCGCCGCCGGCCGCGCTCGGCCGACCCGGCGCCCGTGCCCAGCTCGCGCCACATGCCCAACGGCCACGAGGCGCACCCGCGCCCCGCCAAGCCCACGG GTTTGCCGTTAAGTAGGGGCAGTAGTGTTAGAGTTAGGTCGACGTCACGAGGTGGCCGGTCGCCTTCCGCACCGAGCAAAACAGGGGCAGGGATGACGAATGGGGCTGTTGAGACATATGGAACGGTTGGGGTCCTCGGAGCCTTGGTGACACCAGGCAGGGGCAGGCGCAGCCGCAGCGTTACAAAAGTGGGCATAAAATTGG ATGACGACATCCCCGCTCACCGCAGCGCGTCCGTCGCCAAGGACCACTTCTTCGACGACTCGCCCGTCGTGAAGTCGCCCCCGGAGCCGACCCGGGTGAAGTCGCCCGAGCAGATGAACATGCGCTCGCCGGATCCGGTCAACTGGACCGTGCCGCTCGACACCGGCAAGACTTTTACGGTCACTCAGAACGTGAAAAGCG ATGAGAGCATTAAGCGCCCTAGCTCTGACTTTAAGAGCGCCTCTGTGGCCGACGAGCCCGCCGCGAAGCCGGCAG AAATCGCTCCAATTCATCACCAGCAAATGTCACCAATACGTTCGCTTAAAAAGAGCGAATCGCCGACAAGCCTGAGCAAGCGCACCGACAAGACACCCACCACGCCCGTCAGCTTGACTCCCATCGACGAAACCAGGGCCCTGGACATGAACAAAGTGAATGGAATTAACGGCCTCAATAGCAATCAGCTGACTCCGGAAACGCCTACCCAGGACGCGATCAAAGATATCAAGGAGAAAGAGGTTATTAAAAAGTCGACTGAAGCGACTCAAGTCGCCCCCGGAGTGGTTGACACGACTGTAGTCAACGAAGCCAACACTGGCGGACTGACCGCGGCCGAGGTGCTCGACAGAGCCCGCACGAGGTTCGACAAATTCTGGGGCAAGAAGGAAGACGACGTTTAG
- the LOC124540425 gene encoding uncharacterized protein LOC124540425 isoform X1 — MIGSFWNLCRACPSMPVDKLHSEYRSTYRWHEYKEQQQQQGVVKQPAPTPPTVLPITRGAIEPALPRRKKYPGVAYKTNELFDPAPVDDIRPQQASAFDRARSAQRNDSERAGRRSKSEGPRQPRWTDTVEPKATTALGEVLAVKEPEAASTEYRNQYAWPKDTDVPRKSISMGALKKAAVAEGSVEAEPLMNHVDGDHDDGHKRYIEDYLWNGQKPGVQRKSTFRSALSALIYNGEDRSKDNRKRYKSEYKKKFRPFSQYVYEASKGKFTKCRGKGKSIEEASERLVGETEGAGAGVTLAGPGSGAGVLGAGLRVGAGEDSASTLRAAGLQPLCLAQGDSWYREVLDLRKRAGEYKYRGWGTELAPEHITQLYNKQIELWYQVSRRSSLSALSLASTNHKALPRDEKDGKESRNQSPKKYRSFRSAPHQSIHMKLQETKALERSPHKTSPQKQRKKLQGYSFDEGAAHDGAKSEGSFRSPRRRPRSADPAPVPSSRHMPNGHEAHPRPAKPTDDDIPAHRSASVAKDHFFDDSPVVKSPPEPTRVKSPEQMNMRSPDPVNWTVPLDTGKTFTVTQNVKSDESIKRPSSDFKSASVADEPAAKPAGTTNTIA; from the exons CTGCACTCGGAATACCGCAGCACTTACAGATGGCACGAGTACAAGGAACAGCAGCAGCAACAGGGGGTGGTCAAGCAACCGGCTCCCACCCCGCCTACAGTACTGCCCATCACCAGGG GAGCAATAGAGCCAGCACTGCCTCGCCGCAAGAAGTACCCTGGCGTCGCTTATAAGACGAATGAACTCTTCGACCCCGCACCCGTCGATGACATCCGCCCTCAACAGGCTTCCGCCTTCGACCGCGCCCGG AGCGCTCAGAGAAATGACTCAGAGCGCGCCGGGAGACGCAGCAAGTCTGAAGGACCCCGTCAGCCCCGCTGGACAGACACCGTCGAACCAaag GCCACCACAGCGCTTGGTGAGGTGCTGGCGGTGAAGGAGCCGGAAGCTGCCAGCACTGAGTACCGCAACCAGTACGCCTGGCCCAAGGACACCGACGTGCCAAGGAAGAGTATCTCCATGGGGGCGCTCAAGAAAGCCGCTGTAGCTGAAG GGTCGGTAGAGGCTGAACCGCTCATGAACCACGTGGACGGTGACCACGACGACGGTCACAAACGGTACATCGAAGACTATCTGTGGAACGGTCAGAAACCGGGCGTCCAGAG AAAATCGACGTTCCGTAGCGCGCTATCGGCCCTCATATACAACGGGGAGGATCGTTCCAAAGATAATAGGAAACGTTACAAAAGCGAGTACAAAAAGAAATTTAGACCGTTCTCTCAATACGTGTACGAGGCGTCTAAAGGGAAATTTACGAAATGCAGGGGGAAAGGGAAGTCGATTGAGGAGGCGAGCGAGAGGTTGGTGGGGGAGACGGAGGGGGCAGGGGCGGGTGTGACGCTAGCGGGGCCGGGGTCGGGGGCGGGGGTATTGGGGGCGGGATTGCGCGTGGGGGCCGGGGAGGACTCAGCCAGCACGCTGCGCGCGGCCGGCCTGCAGCCGCTCTGCCTCGCGCAGGGCGACTCGTGGTACCGCGAGGTGCTGGATCTGCGCAAGCGCGCCGGCGAATATAAG TACCGCGGCTGGGGAACTGAGCTAGCTCCTGAACACATCACTCAGCTTTACAATAAGCAAATCGAGCTCTGGTACCAAGTGTCCCGGCGGTCCTCGCTGTCAGCCCTTTCACTCGCTTCCACCAATCACAA AGCTCTGCCACGTGATGAAAAGGATGGAAAGGAATCTAGAAACCAATCCCCGAAAAAGTATAGATCTTTCCGCTCGGCACCACACCAGTCCATCCATATGAAGCTGCAAGAAACCAAGGCCTTGGAGCGCTCTCCTCATAAGACCTCGCCCCAGAAGCAGAGGAAGAAGCTGCAGGGATACAGCTTTGACGAGGGAGCTGCCCACGATG GGGCAAAGTCGGAGGGTTCGTTCCGCTCCCCGCGCCGCCGGCCGCGCTCGGCCGACCCGGCGCCCGTGCCCAGCTCGCGCCACATGCCCAACGGCCACGAGGCGCACCCGCGCCCCGCCAAGCCCACGG ATGACGACATCCCCGCTCACCGCAGCGCGTCCGTCGCCAAGGACCACTTCTTCGACGACTCGCCCGTCGTGAAGTCGCCCCCGGAGCCGACCCGGGTGAAGTCGCCCGAGCAGATGAACATGCGCTCGCCGGATCCGGTCAACTGGACCGTGCCGCTCGACACCGGCAAGACTTTTACGGTCACTCAGAACGTGAAAAGCG ATGAGAGCATTAAGCGCCCTAGCTCTGACTTTAAGAGCGCCTCTGTGGCCGACGAGCCCGCCGCGAAGCCGGCAGGTACGACGAACACCATCGCCTAG